In a single window of the Deinococcus aetherius genome:
- a CDS encoding HD-GYP domain-containing protein, with protein MAGSFPPRTVTAPGSGQATSVADLTLGLTRMGLMAPDLGSAMRPALDALVERTAAVGAGYFQLREGSLTFHARAASGEMPQGPMMEALLAHGLPAELPLLRALTGTPGALFFADTRDHVEAAGFPDLGVLALTAAPIHDGGGRLVGALLSHAFTSHEWTEEERALFAGVTGLLSLVAARLDAEEREQAAHEGALRVLGLTLEARDAETQGHTDRVTALAVRLGAALGLRGAELRALRWGAYLHDLGKISLPDAILHHPGRLDPPSRARMEEHVLDGARLVGQLPFLPQGALDVILSHHEWWNGQGYPHGLAGEAIPLGARIFAPCDVYDALVSERPYKRAWTHAEAVDYLAAGSGTQFDPAVVAALLQLAGDGPGQPA; from the coding sequence ATGGCGGGCTCCTTTCCACCCCGGACGGTGACGGCTCCCGGCTCAGGGCAGGCGACCTCGGTGGCCGACCTGACCCTGGGGCTCACACGCATGGGGCTGATGGCCCCCGATCTGGGGAGCGCGATGCGGCCCGCCCTCGACGCGCTCGTGGAGCGCACCGCCGCCGTGGGGGCGGGGTACTTCCAACTGCGGGAGGGAAGTCTGACCTTCCACGCCCGCGCGGCGAGCGGCGAGATGCCCCAGGGGCCGATGATGGAGGCCCTGCTCGCCCACGGGCTGCCCGCCGAACTGCCGCTGCTGCGGGCACTCACGGGGACTCCGGGGGCGCTGTTCTTCGCGGATACCCGGGATCACGTCGAGGCGGCGGGTTTTCCTGACCTCGGGGTGCTCGCCCTGACCGCCGCGCCCATCCACGACGGGGGCGGGCGGCTGGTGGGGGCGCTGCTCTCGCACGCCTTCACCTCGCACGAGTGGACGGAGGAGGAGCGGGCCCTCTTCGCGGGCGTGACCGGGCTGCTGTCCCTCGTCGCGGCCCGGCTCGACGCCGAGGAGCGCGAGCAGGCCGCGCACGAGGGGGCCCTGCGGGTCCTGGGCCTGACCTTGGAGGCCCGCGACGCCGAAACCCAGGGCCACACCGACCGGGTGACGGCCCTCGCCGTGCGGCTGGGCGCGGCGCTGGGGCTCAGGGGGGCGGAGTTGCGCGCCCTGCGATGGGGGGCGTACCTCCACGACCTCGGCAAGATCAGTCTTCCGGACGCGATCTTGCACCACCCGGGGCGGCTGGACCCCCCCTCCCGCGCCCGGATGGAGGAGCATGTGCTCGACGGGGCGCGGCTGGTGGGGCAACTGCCCTTCCTGCCGCAGGGGGCGCTCGACGTGATCCTGAGCCACCACGAGTGGTGGAACGGGCAGGGCTACCCGCACGGCCTAGCAGGCGAGGCGATCCCCCTGGGCGCCCGCATCTTCGCCCCCTGCGACGTGTACGACGCCCTGGTGAGCGAGCGGCCCTACAAGCGGGCCTGGACCCACGCGGAGGCGGTGGACTACCTGGCGGCGGGAAGCGGCACCCAGTTCGACCCGGCGGTGGTGGCGGCCCTGCTGCAGCTGGCGGGGGACGGGCCGGGACAACCCGCGTGA
- the glyA gene encoding serine hydroxymethyltransferase, with the protein MTSTAEKPALAVRDTAAQDPALFDLIAQEAERQRVGLELIASENFTSAAVREAQGSVLTNKYAEGYPGKRWYGGCEVVDQVERLAIERVKELFGAEWANVQPHSGSSANLAVYNALIEPGDTVLGMDLSHGGHLTHGNPVNFSGLRYRIVGYRVNPDTELLDMEEVRRLAHEHKPKMIIAGASAYSRIIDFAAFREVADEVGAILFADIAHIAGLIAAGLHPGALPHAHVVASTTHKTLRGPRGGIILSNDVELGAKIDRAVFPGYQGGPLEHVIAAKAVAFGEALRPEFRDYCAQIIKNAQALARAFQDRGYRVVSGGTDNHLFVLDIRPQGLNGTKATKRLDANAITISKSTLPYDTEKILHGGGIRLGTPAVTTRGMVEADMETIAGLIDRALGGEDVRAEVHAFAGGFPLP; encoded by the coding sequence ATGACGAGCACCGCCGAGAAACCCGCCCTCGCCGTCCGCGACACGGCGGCCCAAGATCCGGCACTTTTCGACCTGATCGCACAGGAGGCTGAGCGCCAGCGCGTGGGGCTGGAGCTGATCGCCTCCGAGAATTTCACCTCCGCCGCCGTGCGCGAGGCGCAGGGGAGCGTGCTGACGAACAAGTACGCGGAAGGGTATCCCGGCAAGCGCTGGTACGGCGGCTGCGAGGTCGTCGATCAGGTGGAGCGCCTCGCCATCGAGCGGGTGAAGGAGCTGTTCGGCGCCGAGTGGGCGAACGTGCAGCCGCACTCGGGAAGCAGCGCGAACCTCGCCGTGTACAACGCATTGATCGAGCCGGGGGACACGGTGCTCGGCATGGACCTCTCGCACGGGGGGCACCTGACGCACGGCAACCCGGTGAACTTCTCGGGGCTGCGGTACCGGATCGTCGGGTACAGGGTGAACCCGGACACGGAACTCCTCGATATGGAGGAGGTGCGCCGCCTCGCCCACGAGCACAAACCGAAGATGATCATCGCCGGGGCGAGCGCGTACAGCCGGATCATCGACTTCGCGGCGTTCCGGGAGGTTGCGGATGAGGTGGGCGCCATCCTGTTCGCGGACATCGCGCACATCGCCGGACTCATCGCGGCGGGGCTGCACCCGGGCGCGCTGCCGCACGCGCACGTGGTCGCCTCCACGACGCACAAGACGCTGCGGGGGCCGCGCGGCGGGATCATCCTGAGCAACGACGTGGAGCTGGGCGCGAAGATCGACCGGGCCGTCTTTCCCGGCTATCAGGGCGGGCCGCTGGAGCACGTCATCGCCGCGAAGGCGGTCGCGTTCGGCGAGGCGTTGCGGCCCGAGTTCAGGGACTACTGCGCGCAGATCATCAAGAACGCGCAGGCGCTGGCGAGGGCGTTCCAGGACCGGGGCTACCGGGTCGTCTCGGGAGGCACCGACAACCACCTCTTCGTGCTCGACATCCGGCCGCAGGGGCTCAACGGCACCAAGGCGACGAAGCGGCTGGACGCCAACGCCATCACCATCTCCAAGTCCACCCTGCCGTACGACACGGAAAAGATTCTCCACGGGGGCGGCATCCGCCTCGGCACGCCCGCCGTGACGACGCGCGGGATGGTGGAGGCGGACATGGAGACCATCGCGGGCCTGATCGACCGGGCCCTGGGGGGCGAGGACGTGAGGGCGGAGGTCCACGCCTTCGCGGGGGGCTTCCCGCTGCCCTGA
- a CDS encoding potassium/proton antiporter, which produces MGEVHTEVFLLVAGVLLLASLIVSRLGGRLGIPGLLLFLGVGMLAGSDGLGIQFYDYRLAQVLGTVALCFILFQGGLDTNWRLVRPVVRRGLSLATLGVLLTAGVMAAFAHFAFGFPWLSAWLLGAIVSSTDASAVFSVLKERNLGLKGDIDPLLEFESGVNDPMAVFLTIGIIELIASPGAGVLDIVPLFLRQMVLGALLGVVLGRAALWVLNRLLLQFEGLYSVLSLALALTIFSGAAVVGGSGFLAVYIAGVILGNSDFIHKRSLISFHDGLAWLMQVAMFLTLGLLVNPRELLPTAGLALACALVLVFVARPVSVYLSLARARMPLNEKTMVAWVGLRGAVPIVLATFPLLAGVPQAQTLFNIVFFIVLTSVLLQGTTLTLVARWLGVRETLPARAAYPITYTPTGHNKNEMVEVEVRAGSDADGARIVDLHLPPGALVILIHRAGEFLIPKGATELLAGDSVLVLAGEAELREVRGRLGEGAREAARGAR; this is translated from the coding sequence ATGGGTGAGGTTCACACGGAGGTCTTCCTGCTCGTGGCGGGCGTGCTGCTCCTCGCCAGCCTGATCGTGAGTCGGCTGGGGGGACGGCTGGGCATCCCCGGGCTGCTGCTCTTCCTGGGCGTGGGGATGCTCGCCGGGTCGGACGGGCTGGGCATCCAGTTCTACGACTACCGGCTGGCGCAGGTGCTGGGCACGGTCGCGCTGTGCTTCATCCTCTTTCAGGGCGGGCTCGACACGAACTGGCGGCTTGTGCGGCCCGTGGTCAGGCGCGGCCTGAGTCTGGCGACCCTGGGCGTCCTCCTCACGGCGGGCGTCATGGCCGCGTTCGCCCACTTCGCCTTCGGCTTTCCGTGGCTCAGCGCGTGGCTTCTCGGGGCCATCGTGAGCAGCACGGACGCCTCGGCGGTCTTCAGCGTCCTCAAGGAGCGCAACCTGGGCCTGAAGGGCGACATCGACCCGCTGCTGGAGTTCGAGTCGGGCGTGAACGACCCGATGGCCGTTTTCCTGACCATCGGGATCATTGAGCTGATCGCCTCGCCCGGGGCGGGCGTCCTCGATATCGTGCCCCTCTTCCTGCGGCAGATGGTCCTGGGCGCCCTGCTCGGCGTGGTCCTCGGGCGGGCGGCGCTGTGGGTGCTCAACCGCCTTCTGCTCCAGTTCGAGGGGCTGTACTCGGTCCTCAGCTTGGCCCTCGCGCTGACGATCTTCAGCGGGGCGGCAGTGGTTGGTGGCAGCGGCTTTCTCGCCGTCTACATCGCGGGCGTGATCCTGGGCAACAGCGACTTCATCCACAAGCGCAGCCTGATCTCCTTCCACGACGGGCTGGCGTGGCTGATGCAGGTGGCGATGTTCCTCACGCTGGGGCTCCTCGTCAACCCGCGCGAGCTGCTGCCCACCGCCGGGCTCGCGCTCGCGTGCGCCCTCGTGCTCGTGTTCGTGGCGCGGCCGGTCAGCGTGTACCTGAGCCTCGCGCGGGCGCGGATGCCGCTGAACGAGAAGACGATGGTCGCGTGGGTGGGGCTGCGGGGCGCGGTGCCCATCGTGCTCGCCACCTTTCCGCTCCTCGCCGGGGTGCCGCAGGCGCAGACCTTATTTAACATCGTCTTCTTCATCGTGCTGACGAGCGTGCTGCTCCAGGGCACCACCCTCACCCTCGTCGCCCGCTGGCTCGGCGTGCGCGAGACGTTGCCCGCCAGGGCGGCCTACCCGATCACCTACACGCCGACCGGCCACAACAAGAACGAGATGGTCGAGGTCGAGGTGCGGGCGGGCAGCGACGCCGACGGCGCCCGCATCGTGGACCTGCACCTGCCGCCGGGGGCCCTGGTCATCCTGATCCACCGCGCCGGGGAGTTCCTGATCCCCAAGGGGGCGACCGAGTTGCTCGCCGGGGACAGCGTGCTCGTGCTCGCCGGGGAGGCGGAGTTGCGGGAGGTGCGGGGGAGGCTGGGAGAGGGGGCGCGGGAAGCGGCGCGCGGCGCGCGGTAG
- the pheS gene encoding phenylalanine--tRNA ligase subunit alpha, with amino-acid sequence MREEALQAIRQAPDLDTLQAVKTRYVGKSGLVTRELGGLGKLPPEERKARGAEINALRQTIDAALGEREATLKRAALDARLASEAIDVTLPGLGLPAGGLHPISRVYDDLVGLYERMGYTVVEGDEVEDEHHNFEALNVPWYHPARDLQDTFWLEDGRLLRTHTSPMQVRYMVDHEPPLKVVVRGKVYRYEATDATHEAMFHQLEGLVVGDGISIADLKGTIAEMARGLYGPTARVRFQPSYYPFVEPGADFAVWWENPRGESKWLELGGSGMVHPNVFRAVDDLREAQGKPRVYEGKTGFAFGLGPERIAMLKYGIPDIRYFYANDPRVIGQFRGELG; translated from the coding sequence ATGAGAGAAGAAGCCCTGCAAGCCATCCGGCAAGCCCCCGACCTCGATACCCTGCAAGCCGTCAAGACCCGCTACGTCGGCAAGAGCGGCCTCGTCACCCGAGAACTCGGCGGCCTCGGCAAGCTGCCCCCCGAGGAGCGCAAGGCGCGCGGCGCCGAGATCAACGCCCTGCGCCAGACCATCGACGCGGCGCTGGGGGAGCGCGAGGCCACCCTCAAACGCGCGGCCCTGGATGCCAGGCTCGCCTCGGAGGCCATCGACGTGACCCTGCCCGGTTTGGGTCTCCCGGCGGGCGGCCTGCACCCCATCAGCCGCGTGTACGACGACCTCGTGGGCCTCTACGAGCGCATGGGCTACACGGTCGTCGAGGGCGACGAGGTCGAGGACGAGCACCACAACTTCGAGGCGCTGAACGTGCCGTGGTATCACCCCGCCCGCGACCTGCAAGACACCTTCTGGCTGGAGGACGGCCGGTTGCTGCGCACCCACACCAGCCCGATGCAGGTGCGCTACATGGTGGACCACGAGCCGCCGCTGAAGGTCGTCGTGCGCGGCAAGGTCTACCGCTACGAGGCGACCGACGCCACCCACGAGGCGATGTTCCACCAGCTTGAGGGCCTCGTCGTCGGCGACGGTATCAGCATAGCCGACCTCAAGGGCACGATTGCCGAGATGGCGCGCGGGCTGTACGGCCCCACGGCCAGGGTCCGCTTCCAGCCGAGCTACTACCCCTTCGTGGAGCCGGGCGCCGACTTCGCGGTGTGGTGGGAGAACCCGCGCGGCGAGAGCAAGTGGCTCGAACTCGGCGGCTCGGGCATGGTCCACCCCAACGTCTTCCGGGCGGTGGACGATCTGCGGGAAGCCCAGGGCAAGCCGCGCGTGTACGAGGGCAAGACGGGCTTCGCCTTCGGGCTGGGGCCGGAGCGGATCGCGATGCTGAAGTACGGGATTCCGGATATTCGGTACTTCTACGCGAACGATCCCAGGGTGATCGGGCAGTTTCGGGGGGAGTTGGGGTAG
- a CDS encoding NUDIX hydrolase, with the protein MPEAFAIPCVGAIIRRQIDGQEFILIQERRKAGGGIENGMLELAAGKVREYENVFDALRREVREETGLTLTSIQGEQGRTVQTVNGYEVMSFMPFCITQNLSGGYSILLHSFVCEADGILLEGTAETANIRWISKSECQEMLREHPADFYPLHINALSKYLGVKEELK; encoded by the coding sequence ATGCCCGAAGCCTTCGCCATCCCGTGTGTCGGGGCCATCATTCGCCGCCAGATAGATGGTCAGGAGTTCATCTTGATTCAGGAGCGCCGAAAGGCTGGCGGTGGAATCGAGAACGGGATGCTGGAACTGGCCGCTGGAAAAGTGCGCGAGTACGAAAATGTCTTCGACGCTCTGCGGCGGGAAGTGCGTGAGGAGACGGGCCTTACCCTCACCAGCATCCAGGGGGAGCAAGGGCGAACTGTCCAAACGGTGAACGGATATGAGGTCATGAGCTTTATGCCTTTCTGCATCACTCAGAATCTCTCGGGTGGGTATTCGATCCTCCTGCATTCCTTTGTCTGTGAGGCCGACGGCATCCTGCTCGAAGGAACTGCCGAGACAGCAAACATTCGCTGGATAAGTAAGAGCGAATGCCAGGAGATGCTGAGGGAGCATCCCGCTGATTTTTACCCTCTGCATATCAACGCTCTGAGCAAGTATCTGGGCGTGAAAGAAGAGTTGAAGTGA
- a CDS encoding endonuclease domain-containing protein: MSQRWSRTSPSSDVARSLRQRMTPEETLLWQHLRGKGLGVSFRRQEPMGRYVADFVCYERTLVIELDGSKHLNSEADRARDADMAEHGFETLRFWNSEVRTNLSSVLERTQQTLEARKTL, from the coding sequence GTGTCTCAACGTTGGTCCAGAACCAGTCCGTCCTCGGACGTTGCGCGTTCGTTGCGGCAACGTATGACCCCTGAAGAGACGCTGCTTTGGCAGCATCTGCGGGGCAAGGGGCTGGGCGTGAGCTTCCGGCGACAGGAACCGATGGGCCGGTACGTAGCGGATTTCGTGTGCTACGAGCGCACCCTCGTCATCGAACTCGATGGCAGCAAACACCTGAACAGCGAGGCGGACCGGGCACGCGACGCGGATATGGCCGAACACGGCTTCGAGACGTTGCGCTTCTGGAACAGCGAGGTGAGAACCAACTTGAGTAGCGTGCTGGAACGAACCCAGCAGACCCTTGAAGCCCGAAAGACCCTTTAA
- a CDS encoding phenylalanine--tRNA ligase subunit beta, giving the protein MKLPYSWLQELIPQLPPAPDLEPILASMGLPLEEIEEVPAPAEGVLLAAVTAAEPIEGTALTRLSLDVGPYGPRTIASGAPNAVGLPAGTMVALVTPGTRLGDTEYGVRQMQGVESWGMAASARELGIGESGAGLMLFPAGTAAPGTPMRGVWQADSVIDVEVTPNRADVLSVLGLARDLAAFLRLDLVSPQNGPQPHGEGEIRVSLPPRGVTIERDPSRKIRFGCDHFAARTVSGVQNGPSPLWMQRRLTLSGMRPIDLIVDASNYVMLELGQPTALYDRRDVADSQIVVSFGLRQGEAVRDLLGNEHTVGPEDLLIRDGGEVHIPTVMEAFATAGQPKQGQGVLGIAGIVGGDHGHVRADTADVVIESAHFDPVLLRRTSTRLGLKTDAVYRYERGVDPLLAPRGADRVAGLLAEYGGGSPHPGATVVGTPELPGPIEATGGQIRALLGMEVGTDEMADILTRLGCRVERDGDGLTVTPPSWRVDMSIWQDLAEEVARLHGYGDLPETLPNLRVHESNLGAGQESAARTTLRRALSGLGFQEVVTYTFTSDEEAGKARTEAPGVRLRNPLTADRTGMRTALYPSLLKAAQAHPKGERVLIFEIGRVFPAQGERERLGLLMRGPLAANTYQPGVAGSFSAFRGLVEALASSLGASLDIRQLRGDAVPPALHPGIAGEVVWNGESVGWLGALHPEIAGEFGLKGDTFMMEAALPLPGRTWTFRDPSRAPAAWRDLAVIAPQEVSYGEIAALLRREAGELLESVEPFDVYVGAPIPEGQRSVAVRLVFRGQRTLTDAEVDPVMDRLIGAVRAQGWSIREK; this is encoded by the coding sequence ATGAAACTCCCCTACTCTTGGCTCCAAGAATTGATTCCCCAACTCCCCCCCGCCCCCGACCTCGAACCCATCCTCGCCAGCATGGGCTTGCCGCTGGAGGAGATCGAGGAGGTCCCCGCTCCCGCCGAGGGGGTCCTCCTCGCCGCCGTCACCGCCGCCGAGCCCATCGAGGGGACGGCGCTCACCAGGCTCTCGCTCGACGTGGGGCCGTACGGCCCGCGCACCATCGCCTCCGGGGCTCCCAACGCCGTCGGCCTGCCTGCGGGCACGATGGTCGCCCTCGTCACGCCAGGGACGAGGCTGGGCGATACGGAATATGGCGTCCGGCAGATGCAGGGCGTCGAGTCCTGGGGCATGGCCGCGAGCGCGAGGGAACTCGGCATCGGTGAGAGCGGCGCGGGGCTGATGTTGTTCCCGGCGGGGACGGCGGCGCCCGGCACGCCCATGCGCGGGGTATGGCAGGCCGACTCCGTGATCGACGTAGAGGTGACCCCCAACCGCGCCGACGTGCTCAGCGTCTTGGGTCTCGCGCGGGACCTCGCGGCGTTCCTGAGGCTCGACCTCGTGTCGCCGCAGAACGGGCCGCAGCCACATGGCGAGGGCGAGATTCGCGTCTCCCTACCCCCGCGTGGCGTGACCATCGAGCGCGACCCCTCGCGCAAGATTCGCTTCGGCTGCGACCACTTCGCCGCCCGGACGGTGAGCGGTGTGCAGAACGGCCCCTCCCCGCTGTGGATGCAGCGCCGCCTGACGCTCTCCGGGATGCGCCCCATCGACCTGATCGTGGACGCGAGCAACTACGTGATGCTCGAACTCGGTCAGCCCACCGCGCTCTACGACCGCCGGGACGTGGCGGACAGCCAGATCGTCGTCTCCTTCGGCCTTCGTCAAGGCGAGGCCGTACGCGACCTGCTGGGGAACGAGCACACCGTCGGCCCCGAAGACCTTCTCATCCGCGACGGGGGCGAGGTCCACATCCCGACCGTGATGGAAGCTTTCGCCACGGCGGGCCAGCCCAAGCAGGGCCAGGGCGTCCTCGGCATCGCGGGCATCGTGGGCGGCGACCACGGGCACGTGCGGGCCGACACGGCGGACGTGGTGATCGAGTCTGCCCACTTCGACCCCGTTCTGCTCCGGCGCACGAGCACCCGCCTGGGCCTGAAGACCGACGCCGTGTACCGCTACGAGCGCGGCGTGGACCCCCTCCTCGCCCCGCGCGGTGCCGACCGGGTGGCGGGCCTCCTCGCTGAGTACGGCGGCGGTTCACCACATCCCGGCGCCACGGTCGTCGGCACCCCCGAACTCCCTGGCCCCATCGAGGCGACGGGCGGGCAGATTCGCGCCCTCCTCGGCATGGAGGTGGGCACGGACGAGATGGCCGACATCCTCACCCGCCTGGGCTGCCGGGTGGAGCGGGATGGTGACGGCCTGACCGTGACGCCGCCCTCCTGGCGCGTGGACATGAGCATCTGGCAGGACCTCGCCGAGGAGGTGGCCCGGCTGCACGGGTACGGCGACCTCCCCGAGACGTTGCCGAACCTGCGGGTTCACGAGAGCAACCTGGGCGCGGGGCAGGAGAGCGCGGCCCGCACGACCCTGCGCCGCGCCCTGAGCGGTCTGGGGTTCCAGGAGGTTGTGACCTACACCTTCACGAGCGACGAGGAGGCGGGGAAGGCGCGCACCGAAGCCCCGGGCGTCCGCCTGCGCAACCCCCTCACCGCCGACCGGACCGGGATGCGGACGGCCCTCTACCCCAGCCTCCTCAAGGCGGCGCAGGCGCATCCCAAGGGTGAGCGGGTCCTGATCTTCGAGATCGGGCGCGTCTTCCCGGCCCAGGGCGAGCGGGAGCGCCTCGGCCTGCTGATGCGCGGTCCCCTCGCCGCGAACACGTACCAGCCGGGGGTGGCCGGGTCCTTCAGCGCCTTCCGGGGGCTGGTGGAGGCGCTGGCGTCCAGCCTGGGGGCGAGCCTCGACATCCGCCAACTTCGCGGGGACGCGGTGCCCCCCGCCCTACATCCCGGGATCGCCGGGGAGGTCGTGTGGAACGGTGAAAGTGTCGGCTGGCTCGGTGCCCTGCACCCCGAGATCGCGGGGGAGTTCGGCCTGAAGGGCGACACCTTCATGATGGAGGCCGCCCTGCCGCTGCCGGGCCGCACCTGGACCTTCCGCGACCCCAGCCGGGCCCCCGCCGCCTGGCGAGACCTCGCTGTCATCGCCCCGCAGGAGGTCAGCTACGGCGAGATCGCCGCCCTGCTCAGGCGAGAGGCGGGCGAGCTGCTGGAGAGCGTGGAGCCCTTCGACGTGTACGTGGGCGCCCCCATCCCGGAAGGCCAGCGCAGCGTCGCCGTGCGGCTGGTGTTCCGGGGGCAGCGGACGCTGACGGACGCCGAGGTGGACCCGGTGATGGACCGCCTGATCGGGGCCGTCCGGGCGCAGGGGTGGAGCATCCGGGAGAAGTGA
- a CDS encoding NUDIX domain-containing protein yields the protein MSYLLELRGVWGSAPLVSVGVSVLLRDESGRVLLQRRGDDGLWGLVGGGLEPGENFLEAAHRELLEETGLRCPNLGLLPLEEGLVSGPEFYHRYPNGHEIYLVGVRTHGTLPASALAHAAPDDSGETLELRWFPLDDLPPLSSNINRASMNVLRAQAGLPPLPLLPFPDPPPVGNHLMELRRLVGPRPLLAPGANVLVTDEASRLLLLQHGETGRWTLPGGGLEPGESFEACARRELFEETGLSAARLEPLRLFAGAGYRFTFPHGDVIDVVSVLYRAYGVTGKLTLPADEIPGAAWFDRGALPGEDEFSGSFSRAMVQAWKEGRST from the coding sequence ATGTCCTACCTGCTCGAACTGCGCGGGGTCTGGGGTTCGGCGCCCCTGGTCTCCGTGGGCGTCAGCGTGCTCCTTCGGGACGAATCCGGCAGAGTCCTCCTCCAGCGGCGGGGGGACGACGGGCTGTGGGGCCTGGTGGGCGGTGGCCTCGAACCCGGAGAGAACTTTTTGGAAGCCGCGCACCGGGAACTTCTGGAGGAGACAGGCCTGAGGTGCCCTAACCTGGGCCTCCTGCCGTTGGAGGAGGGGCTGGTGAGCGGGCCCGAGTTCTACCACCGCTACCCGAACGGACACGAGATCTATCTCGTCGGCGTGCGGACGCACGGCACCCTGCCCGCCTCCGCCCTCGCTCACGCCGCACCGGACGACAGCGGGGAGACGCTGGAATTGCGCTGGTTTCCCCTTGACGACCTGCCGCCGCTGAGCAGCAACATCAACCGGGCCAGCATGAATGTCCTGCGCGCCCAGGCGGGCCTGCCGCCCCTGCCTCTGCTCCCCTTCCCGGACCCTCCGCCCGTCGGGAATCACCTGATGGAACTGAGGCGGCTGGTGGGCCCGCGTCCCCTCCTCGCCCCCGGCGCGAACGTGCTCGTGACGGACGAGGCGAGCCGTCTGCTGCTCCTGCAACACGGAGAGACGGGGCGCTGGACCCTGCCCGGCGGCGGGCTGGAACCCGGTGAGAGCTTCGAGGCGTGCGCGCGGCGGGAACTGTTCGAGGAGACGGGGCTGAGTGCCGCCCGGCTGGAGCCCCTGCGCCTGTTCGCCGGGGCCGGGTACCGCTTCACCTTTCCCCACGGGGACGTGATCGACGTGGTGAGCGTCCTGTACCGGGCATACGGCGTTACCGGGAAGTTGACCCTCCCCGCCGACGAGATTCCCGGAGCGGCCTGGTTCGACAGAGGTGCCCTACCCGGCGAGGACGAGTTCAGCGGCTCATTCAGCCGGGCGATGGTCCAGGCATGGAAAGAGGGCCGGAGCACGTAG
- a CDS encoding PLP-dependent transferase has protein sequence MTDLRDAESATAAQNTAPETSEWGFETTAVQTGIPRGLGETVGIPIHQAAAFQFETLEQAQGEFQTNQGLSYARLQNPTVRALEERVTALERGTATVALASGQAASFTAMLGVCRAGDHVVSTGSLFGGSAGLLNNILPLMGVTATITENTPEAIEAAMQPNTRLVWAETIGNPAGDVPDIGAFAAIAHERGALLGIDNTWGGVGYLCRPLEHGADIVTHSLTKWAGGHGSVMGGSVTVGNRHDLTRNPIYTEGGESSVLGVRGEGALAWRQRWFGAHQLGMTLAPQNAFLLAQGLETLALRLSRESETALALATWLETHARVGRVSYPGLSSSAHHTLARKYLRGGFGAVLTFEVGDPAAFLARLRVIRIAPNLGDSRTLVVHPWTTTHGRMPEAARRAAGVSPHTIRMSVGLEDPGDLRADIGEALG, from the coding sequence ATGACCGACCTCCGCGATGCCGAATCGGCCACCGCCGCCCAGAACACCGCTCCCGAGACGTCCGAGTGGGGGTTTGAAACGACCGCCGTGCAGACGGGCATCCCTCGGGGCCTGGGCGAGACGGTCGGCATTCCCATCCACCAGGCCGCCGCCTTCCAGTTCGAGACGCTGGAGCAGGCGCAGGGCGAGTTCCAAACGAATCAGGGCCTCAGCTACGCCCGCCTCCAGAACCCCACCGTGCGTGCGTTGGAGGAACGGGTCACGGCGCTGGAGCGCGGCACGGCGACCGTCGCCCTCGCCAGCGGGCAGGCGGCGAGCTTCACGGCGATGCTGGGCGTGTGCCGGGCGGGGGATCACGTCGTCTCCACGGGCAGCCTCTTCGGGGGCAGCGCGGGACTGCTGAACAACATCCTGCCCCTGATGGGGGTCACGGCGACGATCACCGAGAACACGCCGGAGGCCATCGAGGCGGCGATGCAGCCGAACACCCGCCTCGTCTGGGCCGAGACCATCGGCAATCCTGCCGGGGACGTGCCGGACATTGGGGCCTTCGCCGCCATCGCGCACGAACGGGGCGCCCTGCTCGGCATCGACAACACCTGGGGCGGCGTGGGTTACCTGTGCCGTCCGCTGGAACACGGGGCGGACATCGTGACCCACTCGCTGACCAAATGGGCGGGCGGCCACGGCAGCGTGATGGGCGGGAGCGTGACGGTGGGGAACCGGCACGACCTGACCCGCAATCCCATCTACACCGAGGGGGGCGAAAGCAGCGTCCTGGGCGTCCGGGGAGAAGGGGCCCTCGCGTGGCGGCAGCGGTGGTTCGGCGCCCACCAGCTCGGGATGACGCTCGCCCCGCAAAACGCCTTCCTGCTCGCGCAGGGGCTGGAAACGCTCGCCCTGCGCCTGAGCCGGGAGTCGGAGACGGCGCTGGCCCTGGCGACGTGGCTCGAAACGCACGCCCGCGTGGGCCGCGTCTCGTACCCTGGTTTGAGCAGCAGCGCCCACCACACCCTCGCCCGCAAGTACCTGCGCGGCGGCTTCGGGGCCGTCCTGACCTTCGAGGTGGGGGACCCCGCCGCCTTCCTCGCCCGGTTGCGGGTCATCCGTATCGCCCCCAACCTGGGAGACAGCCGCACCCTCGTCGTCCACCCCTGGACGACCACCCACGGCCGGATGCCCGAGGCGGCCCGCCGCGCCGCCGGGGTCAGCCCCCACACCATCCGCATGAGCGTGGGCCTGGAAGACCCGGGGGACCTGCGCGCCGACATCGGGGAGGCGCTGGGGTAG